From Chryseobacterium salivictor, a single genomic window includes:
- a CDS encoding glucoamylase family protein produces MKKIILISTLAGVLLMSCESTKPVIIATENQMINKSDEALMNQVQRDVLKYFWEEAEPNSRLGRERYHEDNIYPQNDKNVITTGGSGFGMMTILVGVERKFIPRKEAVQRLTTMADFLAKSDRHHGAWSHWINGETGKTVPFGKKDNGGDLVETAFLVQGIISVREYFKNGNQEEKNLAQKMDDLWKGVEWNWYTKGGEKTLYWHWSPTYGWEMNFPLKGYDETLVTYILAASSPTYPIDAETYYKGWTRNGTYTTDKSKYGLPMYVKHNGAEEYGGPLFWAQYSYLGLDPTGLSDRYVANYFDLNKNQVLIDYKYCVENPKGWKGYGPNYWGLSAGYTRNNDGSVGYTAHTPINDSGVINPTAALSSFPYTPKESMDFLRFLYQEKPEFIGSAGPYDATSINYNDWFTPRYLAIDQGTISPMIENFRTGLLWNLFMNAPEIKQGLKKLDFKSTKYTF; encoded by the coding sequence ATGAAGAAAATTATTCTTATTTCAACATTGGCCGGTGTGTTGTTAATGTCGTGTGAAAGTACGAAACCAGTTATTATAGCAACCGAAAATCAGATGATAAACAAATCAGATGAAGCATTGATGAATCAGGTACAGAGAGATGTATTAAAATATTTCTGGGAAGAAGCTGAACCCAACTCCAGGTTAGGACGGGAGCGTTATCATGAGGACAATATTTATCCTCAAAATGATAAAAACGTTATTACTACTGGAGGCTCAGGTTTCGGAATGATGACCATTCTCGTCGGAGTTGAAAGAAAATTTATTCCTCGAAAAGAAGCCGTTCAGCGATTAACGACGATGGCAGATTTTCTGGCAAAGTCAGACCGGCATCATGGTGCTTGGTCGCATTGGATAAATGGAGAAACCGGAAAAACAGTTCCATTTGGTAAAAAAGATAATGGTGGTGATTTAGTAGAAACTGCATTTTTAGTTCAGGGAATTATTTCAGTGCGCGAATACTTTAAAAACGGAAATCAGGAAGAAAAAAATCTTGCCCAGAAAATGGATGATCTTTGGAAAGGAGTAGAGTGGAACTGGTACACCAAAGGTGGCGAAAAAACGCTCTATTGGCATTGGTCTCCGACCTATGGTTGGGAAATGAATTTCCCTTTAAAAGGATATGATGAAACTTTAGTAACCTATATTTTAGCCGCCTCTTCACCAACCTATCCAATTGATGCGGAAACCTATTATAAGGGATGGACGAGAAACGGAACTTACACTACCGATAAATCCAAGTACGGATTGCCGATGTATGTGAAACATAATGGCGCTGAAGAGTATGGCGGTCCGCTTTTCTGGGCACAATATTCTTATCTCGGATTAGATCCAACTGGTCTCTCTGACCGGTATGTTGCCAACTATTTTGATCTTAATAAAAATCAGGTCCTAATTGATTATAAATACTGCGTCGAAAATCCAAAAGGTTGGAAAGGTTACGGACCAAATTACTGGGGACTTTCAGCAGGTTATACGAGAAATAATGATGGTTCTGTTGGTTACACTGCGCATACTCCCATCAATGATTCAGGGGTAATTAATCCTACCGCAGCGCTCAGCAGTTTTCCTTACACGCCAAAAGAATCGATGGATTTTTTAAGATTTTTATATCAGGAAAAACCAGAATTCATTGGCTCTGCTGGTCCCTACGATGCAACTTCAATTAATTATAATGACTGGTTTACACCAAGATATTTGGCAATCGATCAGGGCACCATTTCACCCATGATCGAGAATTTCAGAACAGGTTTACTATGGAATTTATTTATGAATGCCCCTGAAATTAAGCAAGGACTGAAAAAATTAGATTTTAAATCAACAAAGTACACCTTTTAA
- a CDS encoding LamG domain-containing protein: MKNRTLIKYIGVAFLMGAITLSCEDSIDRDNLPVPYAAIGGYENSDDVAAANLITKLSFEDNLNDKYNNITNAIGTSVAYDSGIKGKAYSGSDSQKRYAVANISPAVTGLSAFTFSFWMKSANSVDPATPGQGKGAQGIFSIVRPTEFWGGINLFIDNPDNANPDRIRLKLSVENGRPAVDWRGQSVMMNIDGSKNKWIYVTVTYDPATSKVSAYLNGEPAANLTGFPFAPAEGVTGSAPWFAKDSGGLDNPKGVPGYGAIQLVGTNGKVVIGTHQFDTNPPQNNGSPQDWATSFAGMLDEFRIYNIPLKSADVNALYKLEKDNR, encoded by the coding sequence ATGAAAAATAGAACATTAATTAAATATATCGGGGTAGCTTTTTTGATGGGTGCCATTACACTGAGTTGTGAAGACAGTATTGACCGTGATAATCTTCCTGTCCCGTACGCAGCCATCGGCGGATATGAAAATTCAGATGATGTTGCCGCTGCCAATCTTATCACCAAACTTAGCTTTGAAGACAATCTTAATGATAAATACAATAATATAACTAATGCTATAGGGACTTCAGTAGCATATGATTCCGGGATTAAAGGAAAAGCGTACAGCGGTTCTGATTCTCAGAAAAGATATGCCGTTGCAAATATTTCGCCCGCGGTTACCGGACTTAGCGCCTTTACTTTTTCATTTTGGATGAAAAGTGCCAATTCGGTAGATCCGGCAACTCCAGGTCAGGGGAAAGGAGCGCAGGGAATTTTTTCAATTGTCCGCCCAACCGAATTTTGGGGTGGAATTAATTTATTTATTGATAACCCGGACAATGCAAACCCAGACCGTATCCGCCTAAAACTTTCGGTGGAAAACGGAAGACCTGCAGTGGACTGGAGAGGGCAAAGCGTGATGATGAATATCGATGGAAGCAAAAATAAATGGATTTATGTTACCGTAACTTATGACCCGGCAACCAGCAAGGTAAGTGCTTATCTCAATGGAGAACCGGCAGCTAATCTAACAGGTTTTCCTTTTGCTCCTGCCGAAGGTGTCACTGGATCTGCTCCATGGTTTGCAAAAGATTCTGGAGGACTTGATAATCCAAAAGGCGTTCCTGGTTATGGTGCAATTCAATTGGTTGGGACCAATGGCAAAGTGGTAATAGGAACACACCAGTTTGATACTAATCCTCCTCAAAACAATGGCTCGCCGCAAGATTGGGCAACAAGTTTTGCCGGAATGTTAGATGAATTTAGAATTTATAATATTCCACTGAAAAGTGCAGATGTAAACGCGCTTTACAAACTGGAAAAAGACAATAGATAA
- a CDS encoding RagB/SusD family nutrient uptake outer membrane protein yields the protein MNKKIIILSSLLLFSLSSQSCRNDFLEVKPTEAISTDDLSLLNNDTGAESFVSAIYAKYLDWNISSFSWVGITTIASDEADKGSSPGDSGGDKDLLDALNFTATGSSFQDVWQGHYQAINRSNQALSYLPLLTNANADLKNRLTGEAKFLRAFSYFILVRSFGGIPVVDHVPVAGNEADRKMLLTRKSKEEVYAFIMNDLNDAIGALPDKNTYSAANKGRASKGAAYALLAKVDLYQKNWQKVIDNCNLVTGYSLTPNFADIYKISGENNQESIFEIQGKGGPQQPGIQQYSQTQGARGAGGWGWGFATPSQNLVDAFNAAGDTKRRDATIIFRNSTLYDGRVVPATVENPFYNYKVYSSNYTGDDYSDTNIRYLRYAEVLLMKAEAMNELGQTAAALPFLNQVRNRAGLANSTAVSQADVRTAIWQERRLELALEHDRWFDLVRTGQAKAAMAADGKTFVLGKHEVFPLPSSFIAEAKGLSAQNPNY from the coding sequence ATGAATAAGAAAATAATAATATTATCATCATTACTTTTATTTTCACTCTCTAGTCAGAGTTGTCGTAATGATTTTTTAGAGGTAAAACCAACAGAAGCAATTTCTACTGACGACCTGTCTTTGCTCAATAATGACACCGGTGCCGAAAGTTTCGTTTCTGCGATTTATGCTAAATATTTAGATTGGAATATCAGTTCGTTTTCCTGGGTTGGCATTACAACCATTGCATCTGATGAAGCTGATAAAGGGTCTTCACCGGGTGACTCAGGTGGTGACAAAGATTTATTAGATGCCTTGAATTTCACTGCAACAGGAAGTTCTTTTCAAGATGTATGGCAAGGTCATTATCAGGCAATCAACCGGTCTAATCAGGCATTGTCTTATCTTCCTCTGCTTACCAATGCCAATGCAGATCTTAAAAATCGATTAACAGGAGAAGCTAAATTTCTTCGTGCATTCTCCTATTTTATTTTAGTGAGATCTTTTGGAGGTATACCTGTTGTGGATCACGTTCCAGTTGCGGGAAACGAAGCCGATAGAAAAATGTTGCTGACCAGAAAATCAAAAGAAGAGGTTTATGCTTTCATTATGAATGACTTGAATGATGCAATTGGAGCCTTACCAGATAAAAACACTTACTCGGCTGCAAACAAAGGTCGCGCTTCAAAAGGTGCAGCTTACGCACTGCTGGCGAAAGTAGATCTTTATCAAAAAAATTGGCAGAAAGTGATTGATAATTGTAATTTGGTAACAGGTTATTCACTCACACCCAACTTTGCAGATATTTATAAAATTTCAGGAGAAAATAATCAAGAATCCATTTTTGAAATCCAGGGAAAAGGGGGCCCACAACAACCCGGAATTCAACAGTATTCTCAGACCCAGGGTGCACGTGGTGCAGGAGGCTGGGGTTGGGGTTTTGCAACACCATCTCAAAATTTAGTGGATGCGTTCAACGCTGCGGGTGATACCAAAAGAAGAGATGCAACGATTATTTTTAGAAACTCAACTTTATATGATGGCAGAGTTGTACCGGCTACAGTAGAAAATCCTTTTTACAATTACAAAGTATATTCTTCCAATTATACGGGGGATGATTACTCGGACACCAATATCAGATATCTTAGATATGCCGAGGTTTTATTAATGAAAGCTGAAGCCATGAATGAACTGGGTCAAACTGCCGCCGCACTTCCATTCTTAAATCAAGTTAGAAACAGAGCGGGATTAGCAAATTCTACGGCAGTTTCACAAGCTGATGTAAGAACAGCAATCTGGCAGGAGAGAAGATTAGAATTAGCGCTGGAACATGACCGGTGGTTTGATTTGGTAAGAACAGGACAGGCAAAGGCAGCGATGGCCGCAGACGGAAAAACTTTTGTCTTAGGAAAACATGAAGTATTTCCTTTGCCGAGTTCTTTTATTGCTGAAGCCAAAGGATTATCTGCGCAAAATCCTAACTATTAA
- the bglX gene encoding beta-glucosidase BglX, which produces MKKIVLLAAMALSPLVMAQDIVNKPVQSFQTSQYKAKKKVFIENLLAKMTLDEKIGQLNLPSAGDFTTGQAQNSDIGKKIEDGLVGGLFNIKGADKIKAVQKVAVEKSRLKIPLIFGMDVIHGYETNFPIPLGLAASWDMDLIQQSARVAAKEATADGISWTFSPMTDISREPRWGRVSEGSGEDPYLGSEIAKAMVYGYQGKDLSHRNTILACVKHFALYGAPEAGRDYNTVDMSRLRMFNEYFPPYKAAVEAGVGSVMASFNEVDGIPATGNRWLQTEVLRNQWGFDGFIVTDYTGINEMVDHGMGDLQHVSAMSLNAGIDMDMVGEGFLKTLKKSLQEGKVTQASIDLAARRVLEAKYDLGLFDDPYRYGDAKLAAKEVYSLENRNIARNTAAQSMVLMKNENQILPLKKSGTVAVIGPLVNNALNMAGTWSVGANHANSVSLVKGLQDNLGKQVKFLSAKGANIDYSEKLENIYAAHGKLTDRDSRSKEELLKEAISVANQADVVVLAIGESAEMSGESSSRTEIDIPVSQVDLLMELKKTGKPIVVVLFTGRPLALTNMKDIPDAILNVWFPGTEAGNAITDVLFGKVNPSGKLPMTFPRSVGQIPLYYNHKNTGRPLSAEKTEKCEYERFRSNFMDECNTPLYPFGYGLSYTHFNYSDISVSNVNPKGNQTILASVTVTNTGNYDGAEVVQLYIRDIVGSITRPVKELKGFQKIFLKKGESKKVTFNISPEELKFYNHSLEYNWEAGDFDIMIGTDSEQVKTVKINWNK; this is translated from the coding sequence ATGAAAAAAATAGTTTTGCTGGCAGCGATGGCACTTTCGCCTTTGGTAATGGCACAGGATATTGTCAATAAACCGGTACAGTCTTTCCAGACCAGTCAGTATAAAGCCAAGAAAAAAGTTTTTATCGAAAATCTTTTGGCGAAAATGACCTTAGATGAAAAAATCGGTCAGCTTAATTTACCGAGTGCCGGAGATTTTACCACCGGACAGGCGCAAAATTCCGACATCGGAAAAAAAATTGAAGACGGTCTGGTCGGCGGACTTTTCAATATTAAAGGAGCTGATAAAATCAAAGCCGTTCAGAAGGTCGCCGTTGAAAAAAGCCGTTTAAAAATTCCACTCATTTTTGGGATGGATGTCATCCATGGCTATGAAACAAATTTCCCAATCCCATTGGGGTTAGCAGCCTCTTGGGATATGGATTTGATTCAGCAGTCCGCCAGAGTTGCCGCCAAAGAAGCCACTGCAGATGGCATTTCCTGGACATTTTCCCCAATGACGGATATATCCCGTGAACCAAGATGGGGAAGGGTTTCTGAAGGATCCGGCGAAGATCCGTACTTAGGAAGTGAAATCGCAAAAGCAATGGTTTACGGTTATCAAGGTAAAGATTTATCACATCGTAATACCATCCTGGCGTGCGTGAAACATTTCGCCTTATATGGCGCTCCTGAAGCGGGTAGGGATTACAACACGGTTGACATGAGCCGCCTCAGAATGTTTAACGAATATTTCCCACCTTATAAAGCGGCAGTAGAAGCCGGCGTAGGCTCTGTAATGGCTTCTTTTAATGAAGTCGACGGAATTCCCGCCACAGGGAACCGATGGCTGCAAACGGAAGTGCTTCGGAATCAGTGGGGTTTCGATGGGTTTATTGTCACTGATTATACAGGGATTAATGAAATGGTAGATCATGGCATGGGAGATTTACAACATGTTTCTGCAATGTCACTGAATGCAGGAATCGATATGGATATGGTGGGCGAAGGTTTTTTGAAAACCTTAAAGAAATCCCTGCAGGAAGGAAAAGTGACTCAAGCGTCCATTGATCTCGCTGCCAGAAGAGTTTTGGAAGCAAAATATGATTTAGGATTGTTTGATGATCCCTACCGATATGGTGACGCAAAATTGGCCGCCAAAGAAGTGTACAGCTTAGAGAATAGAAATATTGCAAGAAATACGGCCGCACAGTCAATGGTTTTGATGAAGAATGAAAATCAGATTTTACCGCTGAAAAAATCAGGAACCGTGGCAGTCATTGGTCCACTGGTGAACAACGCGCTTAATATGGCTGGGACGTGGAGCGTTGGTGCAAATCATGCTAATTCTGTTTCTTTAGTAAAAGGACTGCAGGATAATTTGGGCAAACAGGTAAAATTCCTTTCAGCAAAAGGCGCCAATATCGATTACAGTGAAAAGCTCGAAAATATCTATGCTGCACACGGAAAACTAACAGACCGGGATTCCCGTTCGAAAGAAGAATTGCTGAAAGAAGCAATATCAGTTGCTAATCAGGCAGATGTAGTTGTACTTGCCATCGGAGAGTCTGCAGAGATGAGTGGGGAGTCTTCTTCCAGAACAGAAATTGATATTCCGGTTTCCCAGGTTGATTTATTAATGGAGTTAAAGAAAACAGGAAAACCAATCGTAGTCGTTCTTTTCACTGGAAGACCATTGGCTTTAACCAATATGAAAGATATTCCAGACGCCATTTTAAATGTTTGGTTTCCGGGAACTGAAGCAGGAAATGCCATTACAGATGTTCTTTTTGGAAAAGTAAATCCTTCCGGAAAATTGCCGATGACGTTCCCAAGAAGTGTAGGTCAGATTCCATTATATTACAATCATAAAAATACCGGACGACCTTTGAGTGCTGAAAAAACAGAAAAATGTGAATATGAGCGATTCCGTTCCAATTTTATGGACGAATGCAATACGCCGCTTTATCCATTCGGTTATGGATTAAGTTATACCCATTTTAATTATTCTGATATTTCGGTTTCTAACGTAAATCCAAAAGGAAATCAAACCATCCTGGCATCAGTTACGGTGACCAACACTGGGAATTATGATGGCGCAGAAGTAGTGCAGCTTTATATAAGAGATATTGTTGGCAGCATTACAAGACCTGTGAAAGAATTAAAAGGTTTCCAAAAAATATTTTTAAAGAAAGGGGAAAGTAAGAAAGTAACTTTTAATATCTCTCCCGAAGAACTGAAATTCTACAACCATTCCTTGGAATATAATTGGGAAGCAGGTGACTTTGATATTATGATCGGTACCGATTCTGAACAGGTGAAAACTGTAAAAATCAATTGGAATAAGTAA
- a CDS encoding glucoamylase family protein — protein MKTSIQLLAAAFLLVSCSRDSPPKSGGTPIGGGGSEPPINAVYTDPQIIGMTQKGVTKYFWDYAEANSKLARERYHTDNPGTDASVITTGGSGFGLMTILVAIKNGDVPRTEAVSRLTTSLNFLQNANRFHGAWPHWINGNNGNVIPFGTMDNGGDLVETAFLVQGLICVREYFKTSTDAQELALSKKADELWRGVEWNWYTQGQNVLYWHWSPNYDFQMNLKIQGYDETLITYILAAASPNYSIAKTVYQQGWARNGSIKTAASQYGIPLIVNHNGASGTVGPMFFSHYSFLGLDPRGLSDEYVNYGDVATNHAKIMHQYAIENPKNWTGYSTKNWGLTASYSRNADGTTGYSAHQPNNDLGVISPTAAISNIAYTPAESISYLRFLYNENYTKYVGVAGPYDAYSVHYNWVTPRYLAIDQGTISPMIENHQSEFLWKLFMNAPDIKQGLIKLGFHSSRYGF, from the coding sequence ATGAAAACATCAATCCAATTATTGGCTGCAGCTTTTTTGCTTGTTTCATGCTCGCGTGATTCACCACCAAAAAGTGGCGGAACACCAATTGGCGGCGGCGGTAGTGAACCTCCGATAAATGCTGTTTATACCGATCCTCAAATTATCGGAATGACTCAAAAAGGAGTTACCAAATATTTTTGGGATTATGCAGAAGCGAATTCGAAATTAGCACGGGAACGTTACCATACCGATAATCCGGGAACAGATGCTTCAGTGATTACTACGGGAGGTTCTGGTTTTGGTTTAATGACCATTCTGGTAGCCATTAAAAATGGTGATGTTCCAAGGACTGAAGCCGTTTCCAGATTGACAACTTCTCTTAATTTTTTGCAGAATGCCAACCGTTTTCATGGAGCCTGGCCTCATTGGATCAATGGTAACAATGGAAATGTGATTCCTTTTGGTACAATGGATAATGGAGGTGATTTGGTTGAAACAGCATTTCTTGTTCAAGGGTTAATCTGTGTCCGGGAATATTTTAAAACTTCTACAGATGCACAGGAACTCGCTTTGAGTAAAAAAGCTGATGAACTCTGGAGAGGTGTCGAATGGAATTGGTATACACAAGGTCAAAACGTTTTGTACTGGCACTGGTCGCCCAATTACGATTTTCAGATGAATCTAAAAATACAGGGTTATGATGAAACTTTAATTACATATATTCTGGCGGCGGCTTCACCCAATTATTCTATTGCTAAAACAGTTTATCAACAGGGTTGGGCAAGAAATGGGAGTATAAAAACTGCTGCATCACAATATGGAATCCCATTAATAGTTAATCATAATGGAGCAAGTGGAACAGTAGGACCAATGTTTTTCTCACACTACTCTTTCCTTGGTTTGGATCCTCGAGGACTTTCCGATGAATACGTGAATTATGGAGATGTTGCGACAAATCATGCAAAAATAATGCATCAATATGCTATAGAAAATCCTAAAAACTGGACGGGTTACAGTACAAAGAATTGGGGATTAACTGCAAGTTACAGCCGAAACGCAGATGGGACAACAGGCTATTCTGCCCATCAGCCAAACAATGATTTAGGAGTGATTTCTCCTACAGCGGCCATTTCCAATATAGCTTATACTCCCGCAGAAAGCATAAGCTATTTAAGGTTTTTGTACAACGAAAATTATACGAAATATGTTGGTGTAGCAGGTCCATATGATGCATATTCAGTCCATTATAATTGGGTTACTCCAAGATATTTAGCAATAGATCAGGGAACAATTTCTCCAATGATTGAAAACCATCAGTCAGAGTTCCTTTGGAAATTATTTATGAATGCGCCGGATATTAAGCAGGGATTAATTAAATTGGGCTTTCATTCAAGCAGATATGGATTTTAA
- a CDS encoding SusC/RagA family TonB-linked outer membrane protein, producing the protein MKNSNLKFPCLIAALYFGVNVGAQETRKDTAIKEQLIEEVVMIGYGTRKKVDNTTSISSINAEELSKTKVLNATQAIQGKAAGVTVIASDLPGSTPSVIIRGLGTALSGRNPLYVVDGLFADNINNINSNDILTYDVLKDASALAIYGNRAANGVIIITTKSGKGKKISVEYDGLAGVRMPLKKVKMAGSNLFSFYTNTALQMTKFSQDQPVNTDWFKEITRTGTFNQHNLSLSGASENAKYFLSLGNYDEKAILQGTDYNRSTIRTNNEFKVSKGIVLTQTLSVAFTNVTPKPLSAFTAAYKQSPLVPVYFPGGQYGVSFVGANGFASPTGSSFNNVGNPVAQLNLFNEKQKSMQLQGGLKLDLNLMKDLKFTSQFSGEYYNFKSYNYADLLSIWLAADPTRKVSDYKPTDNVNTLFNEKKDYFNWSLTNYLTYAKKFGIHDIEATIGTEAAVRDGENTISTTRKNMVLNSNYWDLSGTNYLDQLISLYSVNGNKNTTNSYFARAQYKLMNRYLLTATIRRDGSSQFAEGNKWGTFPAFGAGWVVSEESFLKDVSFLNMLKLRGGWGRLGNQNIPSNYLPFASGDHYNYAFNGNAISNGTTLDKIYDPNLSWEITEESSAGLDFEMVNRKLKGSVDFYNRITKNIILAMIPVSTSGISQNGYAHLGEVTNKGFELMLSWDDKINENWGYNLSGNFSHNKNNLSKLANENVNPIKGGDLANGQYTKYLSDIAVGQPLGSFWLWEVSGIDTDGKFTYVDTNGNGKTGADDLADRKFFGSYMPTSTYGVNLGVTFKQLDLSVNGYGTFGAKVYNGKKAQRFDGENIEYNVATDFYSSTNTGSSNPAPFNAVPLASNYYLESGDFFRINNIALGYTLSKPVDYLSSLRVYVSAVNPFITQKFTGFSPELNANGDPYGLTGVELDAYPTLRSFVLGVNLKF; encoded by the coding sequence ATGAAAAACAGTAATCTAAAATTTCCTTGTTTAATAGCGGCGCTATACTTCGGTGTTAATGTTGGCGCGCAGGAAACTCGCAAGGACACCGCAATCAAAGAACAACTCATTGAGGAAGTGGTGATGATTGGTTATGGAACGAGAAAAAAAGTGGATAATACTACTTCAATAAGCTCAATCAATGCAGAGGAACTCAGTAAAACAAAGGTTTTAAATGCGACGCAGGCAATCCAGGGAAAAGCGGCAGGAGTTACTGTAATTGCTTCTGATTTGCCAGGCTCGACACCATCAGTTATTATTCGTGGTTTGGGTACGGCACTGAGTGGTAGAAATCCGCTGTATGTAGTTGATGGCCTTTTTGCTGATAATATCAATAATATCAATTCCAATGATATCTTAACGTACGACGTCCTGAAAGATGCTTCTGCACTTGCAATCTATGGAAATAGAGCCGCAAATGGTGTGATTATCATCACGACAAAATCCGGAAAAGGTAAAAAGATTTCTGTAGAATATGATGGTTTGGCAGGAGTAAGAATGCCGTTGAAAAAAGTGAAAATGGCAGGTAGTAACCTGTTCTCTTTTTATACGAATACCGCTTTGCAGATGACCAAATTCTCCCAAGATCAACCGGTTAATACAGATTGGTTTAAAGAAATAACCCGAACTGGAACCTTCAATCAACATAACTTATCTTTATCAGGAGCTTCGGAAAATGCGAAATATTTCTTGAGTTTAGGAAATTATGACGAAAAAGCAATTTTACAGGGAACTGATTATAACAGAAGTACGATAAGAACGAATAATGAATTTAAGGTATCCAAAGGTATTGTGCTTACCCAAACATTATCAGTTGCGTTTACCAATGTTACCCCAAAACCTTTGAGTGCTTTTACTGCTGCTTATAAACAGTCGCCTCTTGTGCCGGTTTATTTTCCGGGTGGTCAGTATGGCGTTTCATTCGTAGGAGCAAACGGTTTTGCTTCGCCGACAGGTTCCTCCTTTAATAATGTTGGAAATCCGGTTGCACAGCTGAATTTATTTAATGAAAAGCAAAAATCAATGCAGCTGCAGGGAGGTTTAAAACTAGACCTTAATCTGATGAAAGATCTTAAATTTACATCTCAGTTCTCTGGTGAATACTATAATTTCAAGAGTTATAACTATGCCGATTTGTTGAGCATTTGGTTAGCGGCTGATCCTACGAGAAAAGTTTCTGATTACAAACCGACTGATAATGTGAATACCTTATTTAATGAGAAAAAAGATTATTTTAATTGGAGCTTAACCAATTACTTAACCTATGCCAAAAAATTCGGAATTCATGATATTGAAGCTACGATAGGTACTGAAGCAGCAGTACGCGATGGGGAAAATACAATAAGTACTACCCGAAAAAATATGGTTCTTAACAGTAATTATTGGGATCTGTCGGGAACGAATTATCTGGATCAGCTAATCTCTTTATATAGTGTAAATGGAAATAAAAATACCACTAATTCTTATTTTGCCAGAGCACAGTATAAATTAATGAATCGGTATTTATTAACGGCGACGATTAGAAGAGATGGTTCATCACAATTTGCCGAAGGTAATAAATGGGGAACTTTTCCTGCTTTCGGAGCAGGTTGGGTGGTTTCTGAAGAGTCTTTCCTTAAAGACGTTTCTTTCTTAAATATGTTGAAATTAAGAGGCGGTTGGGGAAGACTGGGAAACCAGAATATCCCGAGCAATTATCTGCCTTTTGCCAGTGGAGACCATTACAACTATGCTTTTAATGGTAATGCCATTTCCAACGGAACAACTTTAGATAAAATTTATGATCCTAATCTGTCTTGGGAGATAACAGAAGAATCCAGTGCAGGACTTGATTTTGAAATGGTGAACAGAAAGTTAAAAGGTTCCGTGGATTTCTATAACAGAATCACCAAGAATATTATTTTAGCAATGATTCCTGTTTCAACTTCTGGAATTTCTCAAAATGGATATGCTCATTTGGGTGAAGTAACCAACAAAGGTTTCGAACTGATGCTGAGCTGGGATGATAAAATCAATGAAAACTGGGGTTATAACCTAAGCGGAAATTTTTCACACAACAAGAATAACTTAAGCAAACTTGCTAATGAGAATGTAAATCCTATTAAAGGAGGTGATTTAGCAAACGGACAATATACCAAGTACCTTAGTGATATTGCTGTTGGGCAACCATTAGGTAGTTTCTGGTTATGGGAGGTGAGCGGAATTGATACCGATGGTAAATTTACTTATGTTGATACTAACGGGAATGGAAAAACTGGTGCTGATGATTTAGCAGATCGTAAATTCTTCGGTTCTTATATGCCTACTTCTACGTACGGTGTCAATTTAGGTGTAACTTTCAAACAACTTGATCTCTCTGTAAATGGCTACGGAACATTTGGAGCTAAAGTATATAATGGTAAAAAAGCACAGCGTTTTGATGGTGAAAATATCGAATACAATGTAGCTACAGATTTCTACAGCAGTACCAATACGGGTTCATCCAATCCTGCGCCTTTCAATGCAGTGCCATTAGCATCAAATTATTATTTAGAATCAGGTGATTTCTTTAGAATTAATAATATTGCATTAGGATATACCTTATCTAAACCAGTTGATTATTTATCTTCTTTACGGGTCTATGTGAGTGCTGTTAACCCATTTATCACGCAGAAATTTACTGGGTTCTCGCCAGAACTTAATGCCAATGGGGATCCTTATGGATTAACCGGTGTTGAGTTAGATGCATATCCAACATTGCGATCTTTTGTATTAGGAGTAAATTTGAAATTTTAA